A region of Oncorhynchus kisutch isolate 150728-3 linkage group LG29, Okis_V2, whole genome shotgun sequence DNA encodes the following proteins:
- the LOC109873765 gene encoding cation channel sperm-associated protein 1, with product MLKRLIQKDEQRRIREQRNSRKGWLRAWGALQDWMHQLFRIIVAFTEDPMFDKFILFVVVLNTGTLVAQTFESVTVRGGWFFSALDSAFLAIYLMECVLKLLVWGRLYFKNPWNDLDFFIITMSLIDFLLPLIESTGNFSGGQASTIFRILKLFKGVRAIRAFRVLRTIRFLQNLQSIVSTCLQSLQSMGAIIILMFTFLFMFAVIFREMFNESDPHRFGTMFRTIFTLFQLLTLDDWAFIYSTSRDNGAPHIIIFLVLYIVVEYFTFLNLFIAVLVDNFQMTIKRRMASKIQKFQDIYESEMQSMKKLEPQPIEPQTDEEFYEEALKLTYSENKYGKREIELITSYLRLLASIDQNQQTFRSQGCVLERLIDTFFEATEEDSQGNDHE from the exons ATGTTGAAGAGGCTCATCCAAAAAG atgAGCAGCGAAGGATCAGGGAACAGCGAAACTCTAGAAAAGGTTGGCTGAGGGCATGGGGTGCTCTGCAGGACTGGATGCATCAGCTGTTCAGGATCATTGTGGCCTTCACAGAAGACCCCATGTTTGACAAGTTCATCCTGTTTGTGGTGGTGCTCAACACAGGGACCCTGGTGGCCCAGACATTTGAAAGTGTGACTGTGAGAGGAG GGTGGTTCTTCTCAGCTTTGGATTCCGCTTTTCTGGCAATCTATTTAATGGAATGTGTGCTGAAATTGCTTGTCTGGGGTCGACTCTACTTCAAAAACCCATGGAATGACCTGG ACTTTTTCATCATTACGATGAGCCTCATTGACTTCCTGCTGCCACTCATTGAGTCTACAGGGAACTTCAGTGGAGGTCAGGCATCCACAATCTTCCGCATCCTCAAGCTCTTTAAAGGGGTCAGGGCCATCCGAGCGTTCCGGGTCTTGCGTACCATCCG CTTTCTCCAAAATCTCCAGTCCATCGTGTCCACctgtctccagtctctccagtccATGGGGGCCATCATCATCCTCATGTTCACATTCCTCTTCATGTTTGCTGTCATTTTCCGAGAGATGTTCAACGAGTCTGACCCGCATCGCTTTGGCACCATGTTTCGGACAATTTTCACTCTGTTCCAGCTGCTCACGTTGGATGACTGGGCTTTCATCTACTCTACCAGCCGAGACAACG GTGCACCACATATTATCATCTTCCTTGTCCTGTACATTGTGGTGGAATACTTCACTTTCCTCAA TCTATTCATTGCTGTCCTCGTCGACAACTTCCAGATGACAATCAAGAGACGGATGGCGTCAAAGATCCAAAAG TTCCAGGATATATATGAGAGCGAGATGCAGTCAATGAAGAAGTTAG AGCCCCAGCCCATTGAACCACAGACCGATGAGGAGTTCTATGAAGAGGCCCTCAAATTGACCTATAGTGAAAATAAGTATGGAAAGAG GGAGATAGAGCTGATCACCAGCTACCTCAGACTGCTGGCATCCATAGATCAGAACCAGCAGACTTTCCGCTCTCAGGGCTGTGTTCTGGAGCGTCTCATTGACACCTTCTTTGAG